The following nucleotide sequence is from Ahniella affigens.
GCCGGATTCAGTGCTGGCACGCCGTGGTTGCCGGTCAGCCCGCTGCATCGCGATTTGGCCGTCGCGACGCAGGACATAGACCAACACAGTATTTTGAATCAATTCCGGGCGTTCCTGCATTGGCGCCAGCAGCATCCGGCGTTACGCCTTGGCAGCATTGAACTGTTGGCGGGTGATGAACCGGTGTTTGCGTTCATCCGAAAACACCATGACGACTGCGTGCTCGCATTGTTCAATCTGAGCGCTGGGCCAACACGCTATGTGCTGCCGGACGCGATTCGCGAGTGGACAATCGACGCGAATCAGAGTTTGAACGCGGTGGATTTGGGGCACGGTGCCGGTGAGATGTCGCTGGGTGGACATCAGGCTGTATTGCTGAGCTTGCGCCGTGCGGAAGCACAGCTGCCGGCAACCAAGCTGGTCGCATAGCCTCTTTTCAGGCAAAAAAAAGCCGCCCACAGGGCGGCGCAAACGCATGAAGTACCCATAGGTTAGGGCTCAACGCGCGGTGCGGCATCGGGCCAGAGGCTGAAATCGGCTGCAGAAAGTGGCCTGCGTTGCCTGCATCCCGCCGAATTCTGAAGAATCCGTGGTGCGCGGACAGTTTCGGCGCGACCCGTTCGCGGCTGAAGCCGCTCCCACAAAAGCCGCTCTGCGTGGGAGGGCCTTCAGGCCCGAACCAAGCTAGCGGCAAGGCCTGTTTGCATTTTTGTAGGAGGGCCTTCAGGCCCGAACCAAGCTTGCGGCAAGGCCTGTTTGCATATTTGTAGGAGGGCCTTCAGGCCCGAACCAAGCTTGCGGCAAGGCCTGTTTGCATATTTGTAGGAGGGCCTTCAGGCCCGAACCAAGCTTGCGGCAAGGCCTGTTTGCATATTTGTAGGAGGGCCTTCAGGCCCGAACCAAGCTTGCGGCATGGCCTGTTTGCATATTTGTAGGAGGGCCTTCAGGCCCGAACCAAGCTTTCGGCAAGGCCTGTTTGCATATTTGTAGGAGGGCCTTCAGGCCCGAACCAAGCTTGCGGCGAGTTCCGTTCGCGGCTGAAGCCGCTCCTACAAAAACCGCCTTTCGTAGTAAGGCCTTCAGCCCAAACCAAACTTACGGCAAAGCTAGCTACAACCGCAACGCCTCTGCATGAAACGCAATGTGCTCACCAATGAAACTCGCGATGAAGTAATAGCTATGGTCATAGCCTTCCTGCATCCTTAGATCCAGTGGGTATCCGACTCGCTGGCAGGCTGCCTGCAACAATTCGGGCCGCAATTGCGTGTGCAGAAATTCGTCTGCGGTTCCTTGATCAATGCGCATCGGCACGTGCGCCTCGGCATTGGCCACTAACGCGCAGGCATCGTATGCCTGCCAAGTCGACTCATCAGGCCCCAGATAGGCCGCAAAGACTTTCCGCCCCCATGGCACCTGGGTTGGCGCCACGATCGGACTGAACGCCGACACACTTGCATAGGCGCGCGGATTCCGAAGTGCAATCGTCAGCGCGCCATGCCCGCCCATTGAATGCCCAAGGATGCTCTGCCGACCCGTTGTTCGAAAATTGGCGTCAATGAATGCGGGCAACTCGCGCTCGACATACGCTGCCATCTGGTAGTGCGCAGCCCAGGGCGCCTCCGTAGCGTTGACGTAGAACCCGGCGCCGAGACCAATGTCATAGCCTTCCGCGTCCGCCACGTCCGCCCCGCGCGGGCTCGTGTCTGGCGCAACGAGGATCACGCCATGCTCGGCCGCATAACGCTGCGCACCGGCCTTCGTGATGAAGTTCTGCTCGGTACACGTCAAGCCACTGAGCCAGTACAGCACAGGGCAAGCGCTGGTTTCAGCCTGCGGCGGCAAAAACACCGCCACGTGCATCGTGCACCCAACACGCGCCGCCGCATGACGGATCACCAACTGCGTGCCGCGAAAACACCGGCGCCGTTCCACAATGTCCATGGGCCCGCTCAATCCTGGAAGTGAATGACCGTGCGAATCGACTTGCCTTCGTGCATCAGGTCGAATGCTTCATTGATACGAGTCAGTGGCATTGTGTGCGTGACGAATGGCGCGAGTTCGATCTCGCCACGCATCGCCTGTTCGACCATGCCGGGCAGCTGCGTTCGGCCCTTGACGCCGCCAAACGCGCTGCCACGCCAGACGCGGCCCGTCACCAGTTGGAAGGGCCGCGTGCGGATTTCCTGACCCGCGCCGGCTACGCCAATGATGACGCTCTCGCCCCATCCTTTGTGACAACACTCCAGTGCGGCACGCATGACGTCAACATTGCCGATGCACTCAAAGCTGAAATCGACGCCCCCATCGGTCATCTCGACGATGACGTCCTGGATGGGCTTTTGGTAGTCCTTCGGATTGATGCAATCCGTCGCCCCCATTTCGCGAGCCTTCTCGAACTTGCCCGGGTTGATATCGATCGCCAGAATGCGCCCCGCCTTGGCTTGTCTGGCACCTTGAATCACGGCGAGGCCAATGCCCCCGAGCCCGAACACAGCAATGGTATCGCCCGGCTTAACCTTGGCGGTGTTGTGCACCGCGCCGATCCCGGTCGTGACGCCGCAACCCAGCAAGCACACTTGTTCGTGCGGTGCCTCGGGATTGATCTTCGCCAGCGAAATCTCATTGCAGACCGTGTATTCGCTGAACGTGCTGCAACCCATGTAGTGATAGAGCGGTTGCCCTTGATACGACAGACGCGAGGTCCCGTCGGGCATCATGCCTTTGCCTTGCGTTGCGCGCACTTTCTGACAGAGATTCGTTTTGCCGGACTTGCAGAACTTGCATTCGCGACATTCGGCCGTGTAGAGCGGAATCACGTGATCGCCCGGTGCCAGGCTCGTGACGCTTTCGCCCACTTCCACGACGATCCCGGCGCCTTCATGACCGAGCACGGTCGGGAACAGTCCTTCCGGGTCATCGCCACTGAGCGTGAACGCGTCGGTATGGCAGACCCCCGTATGCGTA
It contains:
- a CDS encoding S-(hydroxymethyl)glutathione dehydrogenase/class III alcohol dehydrogenase — protein: MKSRAAVAFKAGAPLEIVEIDVAPPKAGEVLVRITHTGVCHTDAFTLSGDDPEGLFPTVLGHEGAGIVVEVGESVTSLAPGDHVIPLYTAECRECKFCKSGKTNLCQKVRATQGKGMMPDGTSRLSYQGQPLYHYMGCSTFSEYTVCNEISLAKINPEAPHEQVCLLGCGVTTGIGAVHNTAKVKPGDTIAVFGLGGIGLAVIQGARQAKAGRILAIDINPGKFEKAREMGATDCINPKDYQKPIQDVIVEMTDGGVDFSFECIGNVDVMRAALECCHKGWGESVIIGVAGAGQEIRTRPFQLVTGRVWRGSAFGGVKGRTQLPGMVEQAMRGEIELAPFVTHTMPLTRINEAFDLMHEGKSIRTVIHFQD
- the fghA gene encoding S-formylglutathione hydrolase, translating into MDIVERRRCFRGTQLVIRHAAARVGCTMHVAVFLPPQAETSACPVLYWLSGLTCTEQNFITKAGAQRYAAEHGVILVAPDTSPRGADVADAEGYDIGLGAGFYVNATEAPWAAHYQMAAYVERELPAFIDANFRTTGRQSILGHSMGGHGALTIALRNPRAYASVSAFSPIVAPTQVPWGRKVFAAYLGPDESTWQAYDACALVANAEAHVPMRIDQGTADEFLHTQLRPELLQAACQRVGYPLDLRMQEGYDHSYYFIASFIGEHIAFHAEALRL